One window from the genome of Dermacentor silvarum isolate Dsil-2018 chromosome 7, BIME_Dsil_1.4, whole genome shotgun sequence encodes:
- the LOC119458918 gene encoding serine protease inhibitor 42Dd produces the protein MLGACLLRFAVSLHWQLRAEHKHENILSSPFSISTTLLMTVFGAGGNTAKQLFGALHLKECGDDKIDENFSSFLNGVSSYGPNVSFHMANGMYVDREIKVRNQYRLLLNTFYKANIESVDFRKNPEAARGEANAWVFKQTASKIKNLLPSGSVNNATVFMLVNALYFKGVWESPFKASYSKPGNFSVSLKKDVEVTMMRQEGKFKFAYVDDLSSIAVELPYKGGKCSMIIFLPYELEGLEFVEKKLSEPLLLSAFAQLSLGDVRLTLPKFKLDLRENLKHTLEGLGVKDLFTPKTADLSGIFETGKPWVSEIFHEAFLQVDEDGTEAAAATAEVGYNSAPPEPGLLTEIEVDHPFLFVIKDNDQDLLLFMGSFVEPANKK, from the coding sequence ATGCTCGGCGCCTGCTTGCTCAGATTCGCCGTAAGCTTGCACTGGCAGCTACGTGCCGAACACAAGCACGAAAACATCCTCAGCTCCCCGTTCAGCATAAGCACCACCCTTTTGATGACCGTGTTCGGCGCCGGCGGCAACACTGCAAAGCAACTTTTCGGCGCTCTTCACCTCAAAGAATGCGGTGACGACAAAATAGACGAGAACTTCTCGAGTTTTCTAAACGGCGTGTCGAGCTATGGCCCAAATGTATCCTTCCACATGGCAAACGGTATGTATGTCGATCGAGAGATTAAGGTCCGTAATCAATATCGGTTGCTTCTGAACACATTTTATAAGGCAAACATCGAATCGGTGGACTTTCGTAAGAACCCGGAGGCAGCCAGAGGTGAGGCCAACGCTTGGGTCTTCAAACAAACTGCGTCCAAGATCAAAAACCTGCTTCCCTCCGGTAGCGTCAACAACGCTACAGTCTTCATGCTGGTAAACGCATTATACTTCAAGGGTGTCTGGGAATCGCCTTTCAAAGCATCCTATTCGAAACCTGGGAACTTTTCCGTCAGCCTCAAGAAGGACGTTGAAGTCACCATGATGCGCCAGGAGGGAAAGTTCAAATTTGCCTATGTTGACGACTTGAGTTCAATCGCCGTGGAACTGCCGTACAAAGGAGGAAAGTGTTCGATGATAATCTTCCTTCCGTACGAACTGGAAGGCCTGGAATTCGTAGAGAAAAAACTGTCGGAGCCCCTGCTTCTCTCGGCATTTGCACAGCTCTCCTTAGGCGACGTGAGACTAACCCTGCCCAAATTTAAGCTTGATCTTCGTGAAAATCTCAAGCATACCCTCGAAGGTCTCGGCGTTAAAGATTTGTTCACGCCGAAAACCGCGGATCTCTCTGGTAtctttgagaccggcaagccCTGGGTGTCTGAAATCTTTCACGAGGCGTTCCTCCAAGTGGACGAGGACGGCACGGAGGCTGCCGCCGCTACGGCTGAGGTCGGCTACAATAGCGCCCCGCCTGAACCAGGTTTATTGACAGAAATTGAGGTGGATCATCCGTTCCTGTTTGTGATCAAGGACAACGATCAGGACCTTCTATTGTTCATGGGATCATTTGTGGAGCCTGCCAACAAGAAATAG